TTTGGCTTATAATAGGGTTTAATAGGAGTAAAACCTTATGCAAATATAAACGCTTTAGGTTGTGATAAAGTTTTGATATATTGGTTTGCCCAGGGTTTAAAATATTGAGTTTCTCAAGTTTTATCAAGGTTTTTATTGCCGTTTCAGTTTTTGTTAGATAAGTTTTATTGCTCTCTAAATTGCAATGATAAACTGGATTATCAAGATGTAAAACTTTTGTGTTTTTTTTGTAGAGTTGGTTAGAAAACACCAAATCTTCATAGCCATAAGTTTTTATGTGTTTGTCAAATAATTGATTGATGTTGACCAATAAAATATTTGAAGTTAGCAAATACTTAAATGGTTTTTTTTGACGCTTTTTAGCGAGTTTTGCTTCGCGTTTCACACCATAATTATACCTCAAGTTGTGTTTATCGGAAATTTTTTGATAACAAATACCACCAAAACAAGCTATAGCATTGTGTTGTTTTGAAATTTTTATGTAAGTTTTTATAAAGTGATCTTGTTTGGGCATAACATCACAATCTAAAATCAGTTTGGTTTCAAATTGAGCCCAATTTATGAGTCTATTGATATTGCCAGCCCGACCTAAATTTGTTTTTTGAATTTTGTAATGGCAATTTTCTATTGAATTTATTTTATTATTATCCCTTAAAAATTGATAACCGGCATCTTCACTGACCAAAATTTCAAACGCTATTTTTGCACTTTTACATTGTTTGTATAAAGCTTCAACCAATTTTACACTTGGGTAATTATAACATGGAATTAGAATGCTAATCACAAATGAGAGTTTATATTAGGTTTTTAAAGCTTATTGGTAAGTTTTTGTATATCAATTAAATAGAAAATTTATGTTTCATTTTTTTTCTGAACAACTTCAAAAACTTTTTGACCATCACATTTTAAAGTTTTAGATGGATATTTTAATAATAAAGCATAATCATGAGTAGCCATAAGAATGGTATTCCCATTTTTATTAATATCTTGCAATACATTCATAACTTCAATTGAGGTTTGTGGGTCAAGATTTCCCGTAGGTTCGTCAGCAAGAATAAGTTCAGGATCATTCAAAAGTGCCCTAGCAATTGCTACACGCTGTTGCTCACCGCCAGAGAGTTGATATGGAAATTTAAAATGTTTGGTTTGCATCCCTACTTTTCTTAAAACTTCGTCGATTTTGCTTTCCATTTGAGATTTGTCTTTCCAGCCGGTTGCTTTTAAAACAAACTCTAAATTTTGCTTGATGTTTCTATCGTTCAAAAGTTTAAAATCTTGAAAAACAACGCCTAATTTTCGTCTCAACTGAGGAATTTGTTTTTCTTTTAACTTCTTTAAGTCTATGCCTACAATTTCACCTTGACCTTCTTTGAGAGGAATATCTCCATAAAGGGTTTTCATAAAACTGCTTTTACCTGTCCCTGTTTTACCAATTAAGTAAACAAATTCTCCTTTTTTTATCGAAACATTAACCTGTGAAAGTATCAAATTTTCTCTTTGATAAACAGCGACATTTTTTAGATTTAAAATTATATCAGACATATAAAACATTCATGTTAAAAACGATGTAAAGGTAAAAAAAATATGTTTTAGAATGACCAAATTCAATATGATTGAATTATTTGGTTGTAAATATGACTACGAATAGCATTTTGATTATTTAAAGTTTATAAACCTGCTATCAAAGTAAGTTTCTATAATTTGTAATAATAAATTGTCATTTTAAAATTAAAAACATAAATTTGCTTTTTATAGTAATTGCAATGAGTCATTCATTAGATGTTGTAAAACAAATAGAGCAAAAAGTTTTTAAACTGATAAAAAATCATCAAGCTTTAAGTGAAGACTATAGTCAGATAAAGCTTGAAAACGAAAACTTAAAAGAAGATATAAAATCTTTAAAAAAATCGCTCGAAGTTTTAAAATCTGAAAATGAACAACTCAAAAACGCAAATGCTATTTTAGGCAGTAATGAATTTAAACGAGAAACGAAGCTCAAAATAAATCGATTGATTAGAGATGTTGATACTTGTATCACTCAATTATCAGATTAATTAGGATGGAAGAAAAGCTAAAAATAAAAGTTTCAATAGCTGATAGAGTCTATCCAATGACGGTAAGTTCTGATCAAGAGCAAAGTTTGAGATTAGCCGCTCAAAAAATAAATAAAACGATAAAGCATTTTGAGGATAATTATGCGGTTAGAGATAAGCAAGATGTTTTGGCTATGAGTGCTTTGCAATTTGCATCAAAAATAGAACAAAACCAAATTGATACAAACAGCACACAAATTGAAATAAATCATCGACTTATCAGTTTAAATGATGAATTAGAAAAATATATAAGTTAACACGTTCTTTAAAAAAAATAATATTAATACTGCCTGTATTAGTTGTTTTTCTTTTTTGATAAACTCAACACTTTACAATTAAAAAGGGTGAGTTTTGGTTGCTAAAACATGCCGTTATGTTTTACACATTAGACGGAAGTTTGATCATCCATGTAGCCCTAATCCTGTTTTATAAGGAGTTTAATTCAAAACAAAAACTAATACAGGCTTTTTTTATAACCAAAAATCAAGAAAAATGGATCTTATACCTATTATTGTAAGTGCTGTGATTGCTCTCATACTGGGCTTTGTCATAGCCAAAGTTTTAGACAAATCAAGTTCAAATAACACTTTAAAACAAGCTCAAGAAGAAAGCAAACGCATAATAGCAGAAGCCAAAAAAGAAGCTGAAAGCATTAAAAAAGACAAAATTTTACAGGCTAAAGAAAAGTTTATAGAGCTTAAATCTGAGCATGAAAAAGTCATTATAGCAAGAGATAAGAAAATTGCTGATGCCGAAAAACGCACTAAAGACAAAGAGTCTAAAATCTCAAATGAGTTAGCCATCACTAAGAAAAAATCTAAAGAATTAGATGAAAAACTAAAAGACATTGATAATAGAAAGTCTCGTATCATAAAAAAACAAGAAGAAATTGACCAAATGTTGCAAAGAAAAATTCAACAGTTGGAAGTAATAAGTGGCTTAAGTGCCGAAGATGCCAAAGCACAACTCTTAGAATCTTTAAAAGAAAAAGCAAAGTCTGAAGCTATGGCAATTGTGAGAGATACTGTTGAAGAAGCTAAAATGACAGCTCAGCAAGAGGCTAAAAAAATTGTTATAAATACAATTCAACGTGTTGGCACTGAAGAAGCTATAGAAAACTGTATTTCGGTTTTTAATCTTGAAAACGACGATATAAAAGGTCGTATCATTGGTAGAGAAGGTAGAAACATCCGTGCTATTGAAGCCGCAACAGGTGTTGAAATAATTGTTGACGACACGCCAGAAGCTATAATTTTATCATGTTTTGACTCTGTAAGACGTGAAATAGCCCGACTATCTTTACACAAATTGGTTACCGATGGACGCATTCACCCCGCTAGAATTGAGGATGTAGTCAGCAAAACTAAAAAACAAATAGAAGATGAGATTATAGAAATTGGAAAACGCACTATTATAGATTTAGGCATTCACGGTTTAAATCCTGAGCTTGTAAAAATAGTTGGTAGAATGAAATACAGATCTTCTTATGGACAAAATCTGCTACAACACTCAAGAGAAGTTAGTAATCTCTGTGGAATTATGGCAGATGAGCTCGGCATTAATACTAAGTTAGCCAAAAGAGCAGGCTTGCTTCACGACATCGGAAAAGCACCTCAAGAAGATACCGAAACACCTCACGCTATTTTAGGTATGCAATGGGCAGAAAAATACGGAGAAAAACCTGAAGTCTGCAATGCTATTGGAGCACATCACGATGAAATAGAAATGACTTCTTTGTTATCGCCTATTGTTCAGGTTTGTGATGCTATTAGTGGTGCTAGACACTGGAGCTAGGAGACAAGTTTTAGATTCTTATGTCAAAAGATTGAAAGATTTAGAAGATATTGCATTTGGTTTTCAAGGGGTTCAAAATGCCTATGCTATTCAAGCGGGTAGAGAGCTTAGGGTCATTGTAGAAAGCGAAAAAGTTCCTGATGCTGTGGCTAAAGAATTATCGTTTGAAATCTCTCAAAAAATTCAAACTGATATGACTTATCCTGGACAGGTTAAAGTTACTGTAATTAGAGAAACTCGAGCTGTGAATATTGCTAAGTAAATTATTGAATTAATTTTCTATCAAATCATTAAAAAAAGTCTAAAAATTTTATTGATTTGAGTTTAACTAAATGTCACAAACTTTCTGTTGTGCTGTTTTAAACTCTTCTATAATTTCATTGACTATATTTTTGGCAGGTGATATAGAGTCGATTAAACCTGAGATTTGTCCGATTTCTAACTCACCTTCGTCTAAATCGCCTTCAAACATCCCTTTTTTTGCTCTCGCTCGACCAAGAAGTTTTTGTAAATCTTCTTTACTGGGCGATTTTTTATACAATTGCTGAATATCGTTATAAAACTTATTTTTGATCAACCTAACAGGGGCTAATTCTTTAAGGGTTAGTTGCGTTTCTCCTTCTTTAATATCAACTACTTTTT
This genomic window from Flavobacterium sp. CS20 contains:
- a CDS encoding cell division protein ZapA → MEEKLKIKVSIADRVYPMTVSSDQEQSLRLAAQKINKTIKHFEDNYAVRDKQDVLAMSALQFASKIEQNQIDTNSTQIEINHRLISLNDELEKYIS
- a CDS encoding glycosyltransferase family A protein; this translates as MISILIPCYNYPSVKLVEALYKQCKSAKIAFEILVSEDAGYQFLRDNNKINSIENCHYKIQKTNLGRAGNINRLINWAQFETKLILDCDVMPKQDHFIKTYIKISKQHNAIACFGGICYQKISDKHNLRYNYGVKREAKLAKKRQKKPFKYLLTSNILLVNINQLFDKHIKTYGYEDLVFSNQLYKKNTKVLHLDNPVYHCNLESNKTYLTKTETAIKTLIKLEKLNILNPGQTNISKLYHNLKRLYLHKVLLLLNPIISQKAYKFLLLNGKPLWLFDLYKLFCFCKNY
- a CDS encoding cell division ATP-binding protein FtsE; translation: MSDIILNLKNVAVYQRENLILSQVNVSIKKGEFVYLIGKTGTGKSSFMKTLYGDIPLKEGQGEIVGIDLKKLKEKQIPQLRRKLGVVFQDFKLLNDRNIKQNLEFVLKATGWKDKSQMESKIDEVLRKVGMQTKHFKFPYQLSGGEQQRVAIARALLNDPELILADEPTGNLDPQTSIEVMNVLQDINKNGNTILMATHDYALLLKYPSKTLKCDGQKVFEVVQKKNET